The genomic window ACTGATACGACTCCTGTACCCCAACCGACAACGGGTGCCTCTCCATTCTTACCCATGATGAAGATCAAGCTCATGAATGCCAAAATGGTGATGTGTCCAGCGGTGATATTGGCAAATAGTCGAATGGCGAGTATCAGCGGCTTCAAGAAGACTCCGATGATCTCGATCAATGTAATGATAGGAAGCAATGGCAC from Flavobacteriales bacterium includes these protein-coding regions:
- a CDS encoding F0F1 ATP synthase subunit A; the protein is VPLLPIITLIEIIGVFLKPLILAIRLFANITAGHITILAFMSLIFIMGKNGEAPVVGWGTGVVSVILSIIVTFLELLVAFLQAFIFTLLSATYFAAATEEAHH